A region from the Sandaracinus amylolyticus genome encodes:
- a CDS encoding class I adenylate-forming enzyme family protein, whose product MSEPLSVRAAARERGDCDALIDEDGDAISWRALEAQVDERIAMLAAHGVDGHDPAARIAVVGSPTRAHIVDVLAAIEIGAPLVMLHPRWTDAERDVVIDESAPRVVLPSQTEAHVGHEPPRPREGAIDPARTLAVLYTSGTTGKAKGALLARRAFLASARASAVNLPLTPSDRWLLCMPIAHVGGLSVVVRSLIARSTIVLAGPFDETRTRDAIERRGVTLVSLVPTMLARLLDAGFVRPATLRTILLGGAACPERLLMRAVEADLPLRTTYGLTEACSQVTTARSDVRSLAEGAGHPLPGTGVRIGARGTIEVRGPTMFDGWLGQVVSPFDHDGWYDTGDLGELDARGRLHVLARRTDLIVSGGENVYPAEVEAALERIDGVRAACVFGVPDDRWGQIVAAAIVVDERAPDDATIARALSRVLARFKRPRRIARLPSLVVAGSGKLDRRATADAATPLLRALEVHDG is encoded by the coding sequence TTGAGCGAGCCGCTCTCGGTGCGCGCCGCAGCGCGCGAACGTGGCGACTGCGACGCGCTGATCGACGAGGACGGCGACGCGATCTCGTGGCGCGCCCTCGAAGCGCAGGTGGACGAGCGCATCGCGATGCTCGCGGCGCACGGCGTCGATGGGCACGATCCCGCGGCGCGCATCGCGGTCGTGGGCTCGCCGACGCGCGCGCACATCGTGGACGTGCTCGCCGCGATCGAGATCGGCGCGCCGCTGGTCATGCTCCATCCGCGGTGGACCGACGCCGAGCGCGACGTGGTGATCGACGAGAGCGCGCCGCGCGTGGTCCTCCCGAGCCAGACCGAGGCGCACGTCGGGCACGAGCCGCCGCGGCCGCGCGAGGGCGCGATCGATCCCGCGCGCACCCTCGCCGTGCTCTACACGTCGGGCACCACCGGCAAGGCCAAGGGCGCCCTGCTCGCGCGCCGCGCGTTCCTCGCCTCGGCGCGCGCGAGCGCCGTGAACCTGCCGCTCACCCCGAGCGATCGCTGGCTGCTCTGCATGCCGATCGCGCACGTCGGCGGCCTCTCGGTCGTCGTGCGCTCGCTGATCGCGCGCTCCACGATCGTGCTCGCCGGGCCCTTCGACGAGACGCGCACCCGCGACGCGATCGAGCGACGCGGCGTCACGCTCGTGTCGCTCGTTCCGACGATGCTCGCGCGGCTGCTCGACGCCGGCTTCGTGCGCCCCGCGACGCTGCGCACGATCCTGCTCGGCGGCGCCGCGTGCCCCGAGCGCCTGCTGATGCGCGCGGTGGAAGCGGACCTCCCGCTGCGCACGACCTACGGCCTCACCGAAGCGTGCTCGCAGGTCACCACCGCGCGCAGCGACGTACGCTCGCTCGCCGAGGGCGCGGGACATCCGCTGCCCGGCACCGGGGTGCGCATCGGCGCGCGCGGCACGATCGAGGTGCGCGGCCCGACGATGTTCGACGGCTGGCTCGGCCAGGTCGTCTCGCCGTTCGATCACGACGGCTGGTACGACACCGGCGATCTCGGCGAGCTCGACGCGCGCGGTCGCCTGCACGTGCTCGCGCGCCGCACCGATCTGATCGTGAGCGGCGGCGAGAACGTCTATCCCGCCGAGGTCGAGGCCGCGCTCGAGCGCATCGACGGCGTGCGCGCGGCGTGCGTGTTCGGCGTGCCCGACGATCGCTGGGGACAGATCGTCGCCGCCGCGATCGTCGTCGACGAGCGGGCGCCCGACGACGCGACGATCGCGCGCGCGCTCTCGCGCGTGCTCGCGCGCTTCAAGCGACCGCGCCGCATCGCGCGACTTCCCTCGCTCGTCGTCGCGGGGAGCGGCAAGCTCGATCGCCGCGCCACCGCCGACGCGGCGACGCCGCTGCTGCGCGCGCTCGAGGTACACGATGGCTGA
- a CDS encoding serine/threonine-protein kinase, which yields MSSSPAASDPRSRIPTPVDDMGATDASTEERTSETRRKAANGEPELGMVAGRYKLLSRIAEGGMGVVYKAEHVLSRKKLAIKILHPHLCHGRQAVERFRREVSAAAEIDHPGIVQVFDAGVDNDGSFYMAMELLDGESLGARTRREWPGTRTAVELIIGMCAPLARAHEKGFVHRDLKPDNVFIARDHTGVETVKLLDFGLVREVTRRGPTQSGITFGTPEYMAPEQAMSAKKADVGADVWSVGVMLYELLAGRHPFTGETANAVMANAIKEPHPRLAEVAPHVPEELARIVEKCLEKDPARRPRHAGELGAALRTLTTRTTLDDQRPQNPVLRSHIESDEDDVEEGQASDGLDLDEHALLSSPSPQAGALDALAARAGLDPTDPGGRPTKPNKTLARYGAWVAVGAGALGLVGVIGWALSQRDGAAIVATQLPEAPSAVAPVVVGEATVAVPAAEEPAAPVVIAPETGGLQRGAQGPVEGTAEAVAPLVEPAAEEAAPEAVRSSTRPRRAASGSSEGSESALAEAQACLQRGDTRCAVQLLQGGQSAAEMSLLVDVYRMQGRTGEARSVMQRYLRRFSRGANAEAYRRELALGGE from the coding sequence GTGAGCAGCTCGCCCGCCGCCTCGGATCCGCGCTCGCGGATCCCCACGCCCGTCGACGACATGGGCGCGACGGACGCGTCCACGGAAGAGCGCACGTCGGAGACGCGGCGGAAGGCGGCGAACGGCGAGCCCGAGCTCGGCATGGTCGCGGGGCGCTACAAGCTGCTCTCGCGCATCGCCGAGGGCGGCATGGGCGTGGTCTACAAGGCCGAGCACGTCCTCTCGCGCAAGAAGCTCGCGATCAAGATCCTGCACCCGCACCTGTGCCACGGGCGCCAGGCGGTGGAGCGCTTCCGCCGCGAGGTGAGCGCGGCGGCGGAGATCGATCATCCGGGCATCGTCCAGGTGTTCGACGCGGGCGTCGACAACGACGGCTCGTTCTACATGGCGATGGAGCTGCTCGACGGCGAGAGCCTCGGGGCGCGCACCCGTCGCGAGTGGCCGGGCACGCGCACCGCGGTCGAGCTGATCATCGGGATGTGCGCGCCGCTCGCGCGCGCTCACGAGAAGGGCTTCGTCCATCGCGACCTGAAGCCCGACAACGTGTTCATCGCGCGCGATCACACGGGCGTGGAGACGGTGAAGCTGCTCGACTTCGGGCTCGTCCGCGAGGTCACGCGGCGCGGCCCGACGCAGAGCGGGATCACGTTCGGGACGCCCGAGTACATGGCGCCCGAGCAGGCGATGAGCGCGAAGAAGGCGGACGTCGGCGCCGACGTGTGGTCGGTCGGCGTGATGCTCTACGAGCTGCTCGCAGGACGTCATCCGTTCACCGGCGAGACCGCGAACGCGGTGATGGCGAACGCGATCAAGGAGCCGCACCCGCGCCTCGCCGAGGTCGCGCCGCACGTGCCCGAGGAGCTCGCGAGGATCGTCGAGAAGTGCCTCGAGAAGGACCCGGCGCGGCGGCCGCGCCACGCGGGCGAGCTCGGCGCGGCGCTGCGCACGCTGACGACGCGCACGACGCTCGACGATCAGCGGCCGCAGAACCCGGTGCTGCGCTCGCACATCGAGTCCGACGAGGACGACGTCGAGGAAGGCCAGGCGAGCGACGGGCTCGACCTCGACGAGCACGCGCTGCTGTCGTCGCCGTCGCCCCAGGCAGGAGCGCTCGATGCGCTCGCGGCGCGCGCCGGGCTCGACCCGACCGATCCCGGGGGACGCCCCACGAAGCCGAACAAGACGCTCGCCCGGTACGGTGCGTGGGTCGCGGTGGGCGCGGGTGCGCTCGGGCTGGTCGGCGTCATCGGGTGGGCGCTCTCGCAGCGCGACGGAGCGGCGATCGTGGCGACGCAGCTGCCGGAGGCGCCGTCGGCGGTCGCGCCGGTGGTCGTCGGCGAGGCTACCGTGGCCGTCCCGGCCGCCGAGGAGCCCGCGGCGCCGGTGGTGATCGCGCCCGAGACGGGCGGCCTCCAGCGGGGCGCCCAGGGGCCGGTGGAGGGCACCGCGGAGGCGGTGGCGCCGCTGGTCGAGCCGGCGGCCGAGGAGGCGGCGCCCGAGGCGGTGCGCAGCAGCACGCGCCCGCGACGGGCGGCGAGCGGCTCGAGCGAGGGGAGCGAGAGCGCGCTCGCGGAGGCGCAGGCGTGCCTCCAGCGCGGCGACACCCGGTGCGCGGTCCAGCTGCTCCAGGGCGGCCAGAGCGCCGCGGAGATGTCGCTGCTCGTCGACGTGTACCGGATGCAGGGCCGCACCGGCGAGGCGCGCTCGGTGATGCAGCGCTACCTGCGGCGGTTCTCGCGCGGCGCGAACGCCGAGGCGTACCGTCGCGAGCTCGCGCTCGGCGGCGAGTGA
- a CDS encoding enolase C-terminal domain-like protein, with protein sequence MLQASLVRMRVKLPRAAGDATRRWLDREAIAIAVSDGTHVGRAEAAPLPQMSGETLELVERSLRAIPWADIDPEIDDPLTLAALLVPDDVPSARFAVEAALLDLVGRARNLSVAAMLAEREPAGAVSTAALLDDLDTAVVRATVALSAGAGALKVKIGRPDRIDEECALLRALRKELGPTVRIRADANGTLEDEHDRRIGMLAEIGCELLEEPFPVERLLAMERRLPLAVGLDESLARDPVRALRALDLGRAQALVLKPALLGGIGRALALAESAKARGARAIVSHLYDAPRAFAACAHLALALAGAPGGTSEVHGLARYAGVDQWIDEHGSAIPVPRVIGAFRIERPDGGGLG encoded by the coding sequence ATGCTCCAGGCGTCGCTCGTGCGCATGCGCGTGAAGCTGCCTCGGGCCGCGGGCGACGCGACGCGACGCTGGCTCGATCGCGAGGCGATCGCGATCGCGGTGAGCGACGGCACGCACGTCGGCCGCGCCGAGGCCGCGCCGCTGCCTCAGATGAGCGGCGAGACACTCGAGCTCGTCGAGCGCTCGCTGCGCGCGATCCCGTGGGCCGACATCGATCCCGAGATCGACGATCCGCTCACGCTCGCTGCGCTGCTCGTCCCCGACGACGTGCCCTCGGCGCGCTTCGCCGTCGAGGCCGCGCTGCTCGATCTGGTCGGGCGCGCCCGCAACCTGTCCGTCGCGGCGATGCTCGCCGAGCGCGAGCCCGCGGGCGCGGTGTCGACCGCCGCGCTGCTCGACGATCTCGACACCGCGGTGGTGCGCGCGACCGTCGCGCTCTCCGCGGGCGCCGGCGCGCTCAAGGTGAAGATCGGGCGACCCGATCGCATCGACGAGGAGTGCGCGCTGCTGCGCGCGCTTCGCAAGGAGCTCGGCCCGACCGTGCGCATCCGCGCCGACGCGAACGGCACGCTCGAGGACGAGCACGATCGCCGCATCGGCATGCTCGCCGAGATCGGCTGCGAGCTGCTCGAGGAGCCCTTCCCGGTCGAGCGCCTGCTCGCGATGGAGCGCCGACTTCCGCTCGCGGTCGGGCTCGACGAGAGCCTCGCGCGAGACCCGGTGCGCGCGCTGCGTGCGCTCGATCTCGGACGCGCTCAGGCGCTCGTGCTGAAGCCGGCGCTGCTCGGCGGCATCGGTCGCGCGCTCGCGCTCGCGGAGAGCGCGAAGGCGCGCGGGGCGCGGGCGATCGTGAGCCATCTCTACGACGCGCCGCGCGCGTTCGCCGCGTGCGCGCACCTCGCCCTCGCGCTCGCGGGTGCGCCCGGCGGGACGAGCGAAGTACACGGCCTCGCGCGGTACGCCGGCGTCGATCAGTGGATCGACGAGCACGGAAGCGCGATCCCGGTGCCCCGTGTGATCGGTGCGTTCCGCATCGAGCGACCCGACGGAGGAGGACTCGGTTGA